The DNA region TGGCGGAGACGCCGTCGTCTTCCATGAGCGAGCGGATGCGCTTGATGATGAAGTCGCCTTGCTCGCGGTCGTCGATGCATTGGACGACGAGTGGCTTTTGCGCGTTGGCGCGGGAGGCGCGGAGCTCTTTGTCGAAGTGGCGGCCTTTGGGCTGGGCGTTGAGGACGCCGTTGGCGAGCGCGAGGATTTGCGGCGTGGAGCGGTAGTTCGTTTCGATGCGGTGGATGACGGTGCCAGGATGACGTTCGGGAAACGTCATGATGTTTTCGAAGTCGGCGCCGCGCCAGGAGTAGATGCATTGCGCGTCGTCGCCGACAGCCATCACGCGGTGGTGCGTGGCGATTTTGTCGATGATCTGGGCCTGGAGGGTGTTGGTGTCCTGGTACTCGTCGACGAGGACGTGGCGGAAGCGGTGGGCGAAGTAGGCGGCGACCTCGGGGGCTTTGATGAGGAGCGTGAGCCAGTGTTCGAGAAGGTCGTCGTAGTCGCAGACGTTTTGTTCGCGCTTCTTCGCGGCGTAGGCGGACGCGAAGGCGGGGAGCGCCATCTTGATTTCGCTGTATTGGGGAAAGTACTGCACGACGGTGTCGTCGATGGAGAGCTGCGTGTTGCGAGAGAGAGAGAGGACGCTGAAGAGCGGACCGGGACGGGGGTTCGTTTTGTCTTTGAAGAAGAGTTTGTCCTGTTCTTCGACGGCCTGCTTGAGGAGCGATTCGGATTCGTCGGCGTCGAGGATGGTGAAGTTGCGAGGGAGGTTGATGGCTTCGCCGTGGATGCGGAGGACGCGGTGGCCGATGGAGTGGAAGGTGCCGCCCCAGAAGCGGGCGGGCTCGACGCCGGTGAGATCGTGGACGCGGTGGAGCATCTCCTTCGCGGCCTTGTTGGTGAAGGTGAGGAGGAGGATTTCGGAGGGTTTGACGCCCTTAGAAAGCAGATACGCGACGCGGTAGGTGAGGGTGCGGGTCTTGCCGGAGCCGGCGCCGGCGAGGACGAGGAGAGGGCCGGGCTCGGCGGTGACGGCGTTGAACTGCTCGTCGTTGAGGAGCGCGCGAAAGTCGATGGGCGGGATGGCGCCGGGTGTCGGAGCGCGGTCGTTATCGAGGAGAAAATCCATGAGCGGCGGAAAGGGTCGGGGAAAGGTCGGCGAGGGCAAAGCAGAAGTACGCGAAGCAGATCCCTGCTGCCATCCGGTGGCGGCTTCAGTTGTAAAATGCAGCAGGAGAGATGGTCGGGGATTTTAGAAACTCCGATTCGTGTCGTTTGGCACAAGTCTATGAAAACAGTTAGACCCCTGATTGCTGTCATTTCACTGGCTCTGGCGGGCTGCTCATCTTCCCTCAAAGAGACCACGGCTTCGAAAACACCGGTTTGGTCGGCGTTCCCGAGCACGCCAAACGCTTATTACATCAACTCTGTCGCGGTGTCCGGCGATGGGAGCCGGGTGGTGGGCGGGACGTTTTTTCACTCGTACGGCGGATCGAGCCGCAGCGCGCAGTTCACAGCGAAGTCCACGGCGAGCAGCTCGAACGGGACGTTTGGGACGTACTGTTACGACCAGACGGGAAAGCAGCTGTGGAAGGATGAGTTCACGGGATTCGAGGGAGTGTACTGGGTCGATATTTCTAAGGACGGCGCGTACGCGGCATCGGGCGGGTGGATGACGGGGAGTCCGAACTACGCGGGTTTCGTGCGGGCGTTCGACGTGAGCACGGGGACGAAGGTTCTCGATTATGCGACGACGTCGCGGGTGAGCCAGGTGGCGCTCACGGCGGATGGCGGGTGGCTGATCTCGGCGGCGGAGTCGCTGGTGTTGTTCAAGCGCGTGAACGGCGTTTATCAGAAGACGGGTGAATTCACGCCGCCCGGGACAAATCCGACGGTGGTGACGGCGGCGATTTCGGCGGATGGGAACATGATCGTGTACGCGGATTATTCCGGAAACGTGGTGTTGCTGGCGAACGAGGGCGGGCTGCTGGCGCTGTGGAAGCAGTGGAAGCTGCCGGCGTCATCGAGCCACTGCGTACGGATCACGCCGGACGGAAAAGCATTCGCGGCGGGTGGATCGGAAGGGTATTTCTATTTCTTCGACACGCAGACGTTCCTGCAGACGGGGCAGCCGACGATCACGTCGCAGATCTCCAGCAAGTCGGCGGTGTACGGGGTGGCGATCGCGGACGATGCGAGCGCGTTCGTGGGAATTTCCAATTTGAACAGCACGGCGGTGGGCGGGCTGGTGTACTTCGTGCCGACGGCCAGCAACCCGACCGGGGCGCCGAGCTGGACGTATCAGACGGCGCGCAATCCGAACTGCGCCTCGATCAATCTTGCGAATGGATTGCTGGCGGTGGCCGATGGACATCCGGACGGGGCGCCGGGGAATTTTTATCTGCTGAACACGAGCACGGGCGCGCAAATCTGGCAGTACGGCACGACCAATATGAGCTGGCCGATCATGATCTCGGCGAGCGGCAACGCGGTGGTCGCGGGCAGCGATGACTCGAATATGTATTATTTCACGCCTGCTGCGCCGTGAGTGGGCGGACGACACAGAGGTCGTCCCTCCATTCGGAGGAGAGTCGGAATGCACGGCGCGGAGGACGTCCGTCCACCGAGTGGCGTTGGGCGCGGGTAGATGCCCGGGCAGTTTATGCGCATGAATTTACCGTGCTGGAGGATTGCGTGAGCGGGCGCGGGTTGCAGCATCTGGCGCTGTCAGGCCTCCACGCTTCCGACACCTACACTCAGAAATGAAATTTCGTTTCTCCCGGCCGGTCATCGTCTGTGCCGTTTATTTTGTCCTCCATTTTGCCGCGCAGTTTTCCGCGTCGCTGTTCGAAGTGGGGCCGGGGTTGTCCATCTGGTATCCGCCGTGTGGACTTGCGCTGGCGTTGCTGGTGCTGCTGGGGCCGAGGTACGCGCCGGTGGTGCTTGGGACCAATGTGCTCGCGGCTTTTCTCACATCGAGTCTCACGGTGTGGTGGTCGCCGGTGGTGTTTCCGGCGTTGATCACGGCGAATTATACGCTGGCGGCGTGGCTGGTGCGGCGGGCGGTCGGGCCGTCGTTGTTGCCGGGGAACACGCGGGAGACGGTGGCGTTTGCGCTGGCGATCATGGGCGCGCCGGCGGGGGTTTCGGTGGCGGGCACGTTGTTGCTACAGGTCATGGGGCTGTCGGCTCCGGCGGACTTCGCGAAGTCCTCGATCCAGTGGTGGGTGGGGGATGTGAGCGGGTTGCTCACGGTGGTGCCGGTGGCGATGGTTTTTGTGGGGCCGTGGCTGCGCGGAGAGACGGCTGGCGTGGGTCGCGTGCCGACGCTGGCGACGGGCTGGAGCGGAATCGCGATCAAGGCGGTGGCGTTGATCGGGTGCTTGTGGGTGATTTTCTTTCTGGAGCCGTTCGCGCGGTACACGCCGTTCTATCTTTGTTTTCTGCCGCTGATCTGGATCTGTCTGCGGCATGGATTGCCGGGGGCGACGCTGGCGACGCTGGCCATCACGATGGGGAGTTTGATCGGCCTGCATTTCACGGGGAGCACGGACGATCTGGTGATCCGGTTTTTGTTATTTGAACTGACGGTGGCGGTGATGGGGCTGGGGCTGGGCTCGGCGGTGTCGCGTCGCAATGAAGCGGAGCGGCGGCTGGCGGAGAGCGAGGCGAAGCTGGATCGCGTGATCGCGGGGGCGCAGCTGGGTTTGTGGGACTGGGATCTGGCGGATCAGCGGATCTCCTACAACCAGCTATATGCGGACTTGATTGGGCAAGCGAAGGAGTCGCGCGAGCCGGTGCAGATCACGCCGGATCTGCGGGTGCATCCGGCGGATCGTGAACGGGCGATGGGATCGCTGCGGGATCATCTGGAGGGGCGTTCGCCGTTGCACGAGGCGGACTATCGCATCCAGGGGAAGGATAACGAGTGGCGGTGGATTCATTCGCGCGGCTCGATCGTGGCGCGCGACAAGGCGGGCAGGCCGTTGAGGGTCGCGGGGACTCATCTCGATGTGACGGACCGCAAGCGAGCGGAGCAGGAGGCGGGGCGGTTGCTCAAGATCATCGACGCGACGACGGATTTCATCCTCACGGTGAGCATCGATGGGCGGGTGATTTATGCGAACGCGGCGCTGCTGAAACTGCTTGGCATCGAGAAACTGGAGACGCTGCGCGGACGGCGTTGGGATGCGATTTTCCCGGAGGAGACCTGCCGGCGTCTGGAGACGGAAACGCTGCCGATGGTCGCGCGCACGGGACTTTGCCAGGGCGAGCTGATGTTGAAGGACGCGCAAGGGAAGATGCTTACGGCCTCGAAAGTGGCGGTGATGCACCGTGACGAGGAAAGCGATGTGGCGACGGTTTCTTTTGTGATGCGCGATGTGACGCGGCAGAAGCAGGCGGAGGTGGAGAACATCGAGAACGAGCGGAAGATGCTGCTCATCCAGAAGTCGGAAAGCCTCGGTGTGCTGGCGGGCGGGATCGCTCATGATTTCAACAACCTGCTCACAGCGATGCTGGGCAATGCCAGTCTGGCGCGGCTGGATCTGGCGGATGACTCGGCGCTGCACGGGCCGCTCTCGCAGATCGAGACGGCGGCGACGCGGGCGGCGGAGCTTTGCCAGCAGATGCTGGCGTACGCGGGACGCAGCCCGCTGACGATTTCGGAGGTGGATGTGACCGGATTGATCGAGGAGACGAAGCAGCTGCTCCAGGTTTCGATCGGCAAAAAAACGGAGATCGAGCTCCAGCTCGCGCAGCCGTTGCCGGTGATCCGAGCCGCTCCTGCTCAAATGCAGCAGATCGTGATGAACCTCGTGCTCAACGCGGCAGAGGCCATCGGCGAAAAGGAGGGGAGGATCACGCTGCGCACGCGTCCGCAGCGTTTCGAAGCGGACGAGCTCAACCGGCGGTTTTTATCCGCGCCGCTGGCGGCCGGGCCTTATGTGCTCATCGAGGTGACGGACACGGGGTGCGGCATGACGCGGGAGACGATGGCGCGGATTTTCGAGCCGTTTTTCACGACAAAGTTCACCGGGCACGGACTCGGGCTGGCGGCGGTGATGGGCATTGTGCGCTCGCATGGCGGCGGGATCAGCGTGGCGAGCGAGGTGGGCAAGGGCAGTACGTTCAGTGTGGTTTTCCCGTCGGCGGTGGGCAGCACGCCGTCGATTCCTGTTTCAAAAACGCTGTCGCCGTTTGGACGGGCGGCGGGGCTTGCGCTGGTGGTCGATGACGAGGCGCATGTGCGCAATCTGGTCGCGAAGATCCTGACGATGCTGGGTTTCTCGGTGATCACGGCGGTCGATGGGCTGGATGCGCTGGAGCAGTTTCGCCGCGAGGCGGACAAGCTGCAGGTGGTGCTGCTCGACCTGACGATGCCACGGATGGACGGGGAGCAGGCGTTTTTAGAGATGCATCGGACGAAGCCTCATGTGCCGGTGATTTTGATGAGCGGATTTTCGGAGAAGCTGACGCTGGATCGTTTCGTGACGACGAAGCCGGCGGGGTTTCTGGCGAAGCCGTTCGATTTGAAAACGGTGCAGTCGCGGGTGATGGCGGTGGTGACGCCGGTGGGGTGAGGGAGGTGAGCGGGCGGGTGAGTGAAGGCGAGGGGGCGGAAGTTCCGGCGCGTGGCGTCAAAAGCGGGAACGACGTTCACGCGGGGTGAGGGCACCCCGCCTACATTTCAGGAGGGCGGGAGGCGGAAGAGGGTGCGTTTGCGTTCGGAGAGCGGGCGGCGCTCGGAGGGAACGCTGTAGGCGCGGCGCCGATACCCCTGGCGGTTGGGATCGGCGGCGCACTTGAGCTGGAAATCCTGCATGCGCTGGAAGAGGCCGAGCAGTTGCTCGGGGAGCGGGTAGGCGTCGAGGCCGCTGGTGGCGAGAGCGGTGAGGAGTTCGTGAGTTGCTTCGAGCGTCGAGAGGCAGCCTTCCTGCGGCTGTTGTTTGATTACGTAGCGGCTCGGCGCGGCGGCGGTGAACATGATGCGCGGGAGGCGTTTCAGGCTCGGGCTGGCGTTGAGCATTTTTCGGGCGCCGTTCCAGGTGGAATCGAGGAGGAAGACGACGAGGCGGCGGTCGCCGAGTTCGCCGGCGGTGAGCGCGCCGTTGGAGAGGTTGCGGGCGTCGGGGCCGGGGTAGAGCAGTACGGCGAAATTTTTCGGATCGGCGATGAGGCTTTGCACGGCTTCGTGTTCGTCGAAGCCGATGCCCATGTAGATGACGCTTTCCGAGAGGCAGAGATGGGTGAGGCGGCCGGTGGCGGCTTTCTCCTGTTTGAATTCCTTTGGGTGCATCAGGAACACGAACTTGGTGCGCGTGGCCATCGGCTGGATCGACGGGCACCAGCAAAGCGTCTTTGGCCAGAAGCAACGGTAGCAGGTTTCGCGGCTCATGGAGTGTGAACGTGTGGCAATGGCGATGAGAGGTTCATGCGAGTCAGGTCAGCTCCGATATTATTTCGCAACGAAGAGTTTCAAAGCCTTCGCAAGCACGCCGAGCGCACCGAGTGTAAGGCTAAGCCACAAAGAAAAACTGGTGGTTCTCGATGGCCAGCGCAGCGCACATTGGACGATCACGCTGTAGGCAATCGTGTAGAATCCGATGACCACCAGTCCTGTAGTCGCTAAGTCAGACTGAAATAAATCGGAGATTAGAGCGGTAGTAATCATGATAAGGACCGTCGCGGTGCCGAAACCAAAGACACGGCGGGGAACAATGACTTCGGCGCGAAGCAGCTTTTCGTTTCGCATGAACAGCCAGAGGCCGAGTCCGCCCAACACGCCGAAGACGGAGAATACTGCGAAGTAGCCTAGATAGTTGAATCCACGTGCCTCAAAAAATTCCAGAGCGCAATTCAGCGACAGCACGAAGGCCCCAACGCCAAGCGACAATCCTGCGGCGACGAGGATGTTGTCGGCGAGACTGGGAATGCCGTTCTGAATTTTCCAGAGATGCATGTTGGGGGAGTTGGTGAACGGTACATTGGGGACAGCGCGCCCTGACGCGGCTACTTCATTGCGGAGTGTGGCTTGAGGTGGAACGTGCGCGGAGCGCCCGCTCCACCTTCGATCGGTCTGCGATCTCCGCTCACTCCACGCCGAGGAATTTCAGGAAGGGCTGGGTGGATTGTTTGCGGCCGAGAAATTTTTCGACGGATTCGCTTACGTCGCGTGAGGCGGCGGCGCCGTAAACTTCGTCGCGGAGGCGGCGGCCGATTTTTTCGTCGAGGAATTTATCGGGCGAGGATTCGAAGACGCTGGCCATGTCTTGCGCGATGGAGAGTGACCAGAGGTAGCCGTAATACGCGGCATCGTAGCCCATGAGGTGGCCGAAGTAGGCGGCGAAGGCGGTGTCGGGCGGCGGGGCGACGGAGACGCGGGCGAGGACGGAATTGGCGAGCGCGATGGCGTCGAGTTTTTCGTCGGGCTTGGTCTGGGTGTGGAGCGTGAGGTCGAGGAGGCCGAAGGAGAGCTGGCGGCGGTAGAACATGCCGGAAGTCGCGGTGCGGGCGCGCTTGAGGGAGTCGATCACCTCGGCGGGGACTTTTTTCGATGGGTCGCGGTAGTCGGCGGCGAAAGTGTCGAGGACGGTTTTATCCCAGACCCAGTTCTCCAGCATCTGTGAGGGGGCTTCGACGAAATCCTGCGGGACGCCGAAGGAGTAGTGGCGGCCGTGTTTCGAGCGCCCGAGCATGAGGTGCATGACGTGGCCGAATTCATGGAATAGAGTTTCGACGTCGTCATGCTGGAGGAGCGAAGGCTTATCGGCGGAGGGCGGGGGAAAGTTGCAGACGAGCGAGGCGATGGGGACGGAGAAGCGGCCGTCGGGTTGGCGGGTTCCTTCGGCGATGGTGAAGCAGGCGAAGTGGTTGTACTTCCCGTCGCGCGGAAACATATCGAGGTAGAAAAGGCCAAGGGGCTCGCCGGTGGTTTTGTCGGCGACGGCGAAGAGGGTGACGCCTTCGGACCAGATTTGCGGGGGGGCGACTTCGGTGAAGGTGAGGCTGAAGATTTTTTCGTAGATGCGGAACATGCCGTCGAGCGTGGCCTGATAGGGGAAGAAGACGCGGAGCTGCTCGGTATCCACGGAGTAACGCTCCTTCTTGAGCTTCTCGGTGTAGAAGTTGATGTCCCACGGATTGAGCACGGCGTCAGCCTGGCCGGTGGTGGCGGCTTTGAGTTCGCGGAGGGTGGCGACCTCGGCGGTGAATTTTTTCTGAAGGCCGGCGACGAGTTCGTTTTCGAACTGGAGCGCGGTGGCGGCGTTTTTCGTCATGCGCAGCTCAGTCTGGTAATCGGCCCAGGTGGGGTAACCGAGTTTGAGGGCGAGCTCGGTGCGGCGGGCGATGATGGTGGCGAGAAGGGCGGAGTTGGTATCCTTGGCGAGCGTCTGGCGGATGAAGTAGGCGCGGCGGCGGACGTCTTCGCTGGTGGCGTTTTCCATGATGGCCTGGGTGTGCCAGGTGACGTTCATCATGACGCGGAAACGGCCGTCGGGCTGTTTGACGCCGGGGCTTTCGAGGAAGCTTTCGGGGACGCCGGCGAGTTCCTCGACGGTGAGATCGAGGGGACCGCGGGCCTGGTTGACGTTGTTGGAGTAGTCGGTGGTGAGCTGGGTGAGTTCTTTGCGGAGGCGCTCGACGTCGGCGCGCTGGGCGGCGGGGAGTTCGAGGCCGGCGCGGCGGTAGTCGCGGAGGATTTCGTCGAAGAGGAGTTTGTCCT from Nibricoccus aquaticus includes:
- a CDS encoding tRNA-uridine aminocarboxypropyltransferase; translated protein: MSRETCYRCFWPKTLCWCPSIQPMATRTKFVFLMHPKEFKQEKAATGRLTHLCLSESVIYMGIGFDEHEAVQSLIADPKNFAVLLYPGPDARNLSNGALTAGELGDRRLVVFLLDSTWNGARKMLNASPSLKRLPRIMFTAAAPSRYVIKQQPQEGCLSTLEATHELLTALATSGLDAYPLPEQLLGLFQRMQDFQLKCAADPNRQGYRRRAYSVPSERRPLSERKRTLFRLPPS
- a CDS encoding WD40 repeat domain-containing protein codes for the protein MSGDGSRVVGGTFFHSYGGSSRSAQFTAKSTASSSNGTFGTYCYDQTGKQLWKDEFTGFEGVYWVDISKDGAYAASGGWMTGSPNYAGFVRAFDVSTGTKVLDYATTSRVSQVALTADGGWLISAAESLVLFKRVNGVYQKTGEFTPPGTNPTVVTAAISADGNMIVYADYSGNVVLLANEGGLLALWKQWKLPASSSHCVRITPDGKAFAAGGSEGYFYFFDTQTFLQTGQPTITSQISSKSAVYGVAIADDASAFVGISNLNSTAVGGLVYFVPTASNPTGAPSWTYQTARNPNCASINLANGLLAVADGHPDGAPGNFYLLNTSTGAQIWQYGTTNMSWPIMISASGNAVVAGSDDSNMYYFTPAAP
- a CDS encoding M3 family metallopeptidase; amino-acid sequence: MTSRLHRLALTAAALVLALPFAASAAPVPLGSLQPQADKFKVILTPPAYERTSDELRATTDSAIRDAEAALDQLAKQDPAKATFDSTFAQIDRIVARVRDTSNRIGLVQETHPDKAVRDTASEMSVKISSWAITLDYREDLYRALKSFADTQPALTGEDKLLFDEILRDYRRAGLELPAAQRADVERLRKELTQLTTDYSNNVNQARGPLDLTVEELAGVPESFLESPGVKQPDGRFRVMMNVTWHTQAIMENATSEDVRRRAYFIRQTLAKDTNSALLATIIARRTELALKLGYPTWADYQTELRMTKNAATALQFENELVAGLQKKFTAEVATLRELKAATTGQADAVLNPWDINFYTEKLKKERYSVDTEQLRVFFPYQATLDGMFRIYEKIFSLTFTEVAPPQIWSEGVTLFAVADKTTGEPLGLFYLDMFPRDGKYNHFACFTIAEGTRQPDGRFSVPIASLVCNFPPPSADKPSLLQHDDVETLFHEFGHVMHLMLGRSKHGRHYSFGVPQDFVEAPSQMLENWVWDKTVLDTFAADYRDPSKKVPAEVIDSLKRARTATSGMFYRRQLSFGLLDLTLHTQTKPDEKLDAIALANSVLARVSVAPPPDTAFAAYFGHLMGYDAAYYGYLWSLSIAQDMASVFESSPDKFLDEKIGRRLRDEVYGAAASRDVSESVEKFLGRKQSTQPFLKFLGVE
- a CDS encoding ATP-dependent helicase, with the protein product MDFLLDNDRAPTPGAIPPIDFRALLNDEQFNAVTAEPGPLLVLAGAGSGKTRTLTYRVAYLLSKGVKPSEILLLTFTNKAAKEMLHRVHDLTGVEPARFWGGTFHSIGHRVLRIHGEAINLPRNFTILDADESESLLKQAVEEQDKLFFKDKTNPRPGPLFSVLSLSRNTQLSIDDTVVQYFPQYSEIKMALPAFASAYAAKKREQNVCDYDDLLEHWLTLLIKAPEVAAYFAHRFRHVLVDEYQDTNTLQAQIIDKIATHHRVMAVGDDAQCIYSWRGADFENIMTFPERHPGTVIHRIETNYRSTPQILALANGVLNAQPKGRHFDKELRASRANAQKPLVVQCIDDREQGDFIIKRIRSLMEDDGVSANEIAILYRSHFVALETQLALSKAGVPYQITSGVKFFERQHVRDLVGLISFVYNPSNQTGWNRIAVLLPKIGEKGAQKIYSAALDHAKLMQRDFIDALATDDVKSKVPKDAKDEWDSFCSSLAEVAETMKNDKPFKVVEMAIDGWYGDYLRGAFADYIDRLEELKAMVGFAQRFDEMQDLLAQIVLMNGETSDRKVDPDAEAIKLTTVHQAKGLEYDVVFVIGLADGMFPGRRAIEAGDVEEERRLFYVAVTRAKNELYLCYPKVATRAGPGGMLLQPSRFITELDEKLYDPLRLKRSFGW
- a CDS encoding hybrid sensor histidine kinase/response regulator, coding for MKFRFSRPVIVCAVYFVLHFAAQFSASLFEVGPGLSIWYPPCGLALALLVLLGPRYAPVVLGTNVLAAFLTSSLTVWWSPVVFPALITANYTLAAWLVRRAVGPSLLPGNTRETVAFALAIMGAPAGVSVAGTLLLQVMGLSAPADFAKSSIQWWVGDVSGLLTVVPVAMVFVGPWLRGETAGVGRVPTLATGWSGIAIKAVALIGCLWVIFFLEPFARYTPFYLCFLPLIWICLRHGLPGATLATLAITMGSLIGLHFTGSTDDLVIRFLLFELTVAVMGLGLGSAVSRRNEAERRLAESEAKLDRVIAGAQLGLWDWDLADQRISYNQLYADLIGQAKESREPVQITPDLRVHPADRERAMGSLRDHLEGRSPLHEADYRIQGKDNEWRWIHSRGSIVARDKAGRPLRVAGTHLDVTDRKRAEQEAGRLLKIIDATTDFILTVSIDGRVIYANAALLKLLGIEKLETLRGRRWDAIFPEETCRRLETETLPMVARTGLCQGELMLKDAQGKMLTASKVAVMHRDEESDVATVSFVMRDVTRQKQAEVENIENERKMLLIQKSESLGVLAGGIAHDFNNLLTAMLGNASLARLDLADDSALHGPLSQIETAATRAAELCQQMLAYAGRSPLTISEVDVTGLIEETKQLLQVSIGKKTEIELQLAQPLPVIRAAPAQMQQIVMNLVLNAAEAIGEKEGRITLRTRPQRFEADELNRRFLSAPLAAGPYVLIEVTDTGCGMTRETMARIFEPFFTTKFTGHGLGLAAVMGIVRSHGGGISVASEVGKGSTFSVVFPSAVGSTPSIPVSKTLSPFGRAAGLALVVDDEAHVRNLVAKILTMLGFSVITAVDGLDALEQFRREADKLQVVLLDLTMPRMDGEQAFLEMHRTKPHVPVILMSGFSEKLTLDRFVTTKPAGFLAKPFDLKTVQSRVMAVVTPVG